CGCAGGTGGCAGGTGCCACGTGACCGTAACACCGGGCCTGGCGCGCCAATCACAGCCCTCCGCCCCGCGTATATACCGCGCGCTGCGCTTGCGGCACCCAGTCTTCATCCCTCGGCCGTACCGTGCGTTACCTCTGCGACACTCAGTCTTGATCCTTCAGCCGTACCGTGCGTTACTCGAGTCTCTGTGTGTTTGAATCAATCTAGTATATCTGTGTTTTGAAGTTTGTGAGTTTAGTGCCATTATGATTATCTGCCTGTCTGGATTCGTTATTGCTGGGTAGGTGTTTTGTTTGTGTATTGGTGTTTGAGTGTAAACAAAAATCAGCTGGGCTCTGTGACGTTTGGGAGACTAGAGTTTACCAGGACACTGACTTATTGAACTGACTTTTAAACACTATGTATTGATGAAATTGTCTTGTGgcatgatatacatatttactatAGGTTTATGTTTGCCATAAAATTTAACATGGGCACAGccataatataaattaaaatctaTGTTTAGTTTTTTAATACCAAAATTTCGATTAAAATTTAGtagtataaattataatgttaatgatattttcttgacataaatttatttcattgatTATTTGGAATTTATATGTTCTGAAGCacatataaaacacatataaattCCACTAACATGGTTTAGTTGTTAAATATTATGTcttattaaataatagtaaactatttttataaaatgtaattatgttTGTAcctattgaatatttttgtacACAAGAAAATGTTACATATTGAACTTTTGCTAACATTGCAATTTGCAACTTAATAACTAGCTTAAATCTAAAAAATCTCAAATCCCAGACAGAATCCTTGGTATGTACCTTGTATGGGGCATTTCCTAGCTGTATGCCTGTATAGCAATACTTATCAGTATTCGTTGTTATAATATATTCCTAAAACAAATTCACTTACTCGACCTCGTAAGTCCCAGGCCAAAATTTTCCGGTTTTGAATTTGGATCTTTCGCCTACTTCTATAAGAGTTCAAAAGTCGAAtttaatatgtacttatacAAGTACGCCGGGACTTACGAGGTTCAGAAAATGTAATGTTCGATTTAAATTGTAGCCCTCTCACTGGTTACAACTTTAGTTCCAAATGCGAGTAGATAaagtgtgtatttatttatgctCATGTGTCGTGTCGTTGTTGCAGGACTTCCCCCGCGCCCATGTCCTCTGCCCTCCTTCGCGCGGCTGACTGCGtaagtattacaattattttttaatttcctaAAGGTGCTGTTGCCCCCtcctgtacagtcaaccaattggaaccctaggccactgtagaactatgtcatagtgacgttaaaaatcagattgtaagaaatgaactgcttgtcattttgacatggttgtagagtggcctagggttccaattggttgactgtaccttagaTCTTTCGTGTCAACATAGGTATCCACAAAATAATGCCCTAgcttttgtttgaaaatgttCAATTTGTTACATAGTCTCCATACTTATTTGTTACTTATTTCAGAATACAAAGTGTTTATTTTTCGATTACTAATTtccgataggtacttaaaatacaatTACAAAGAGCACATCACTTAAAAGCGAACGAAATATCATTTTCTCTCTCTGCTTCAGTGCTATCGCGTTATGATTGTTAGGCAGTTTTAGCTAAAACGTTTGTTCAATACTTACTCTATTGTTTATACAGTCCATCGAGAACCCAAAAGGGCCTGAttgccatgcgcggatccagggggggccatgggggtcatgaccccccccggcgtctaagttggccatacaaatcgaccacgtgacccccccacccctggggccccgggactttaccacgtgaccaccccccctgggcacgaagctggatgcGCGCTTGATGACTGCATAGAatgatttttgtttaagtatgcTAATTAAACGTTTTCTCCACAGAGCACATCCGTGCCCGCAATGCCGCACCTGACGCCACTAGCGTCCCTATCATCGCTGACCGGCGTGACTGCGCCCCCCACCTCGACCGCCCGATACTCCCCCCACCACCAGCAGCTTTTGCAGCACTTCGCTCCCCCGCCTCCCGCGCCACCGCAGCTCGTCGCTCTCAGAGGTACAGTAACCCTACATCACTCACCTATAGAATATCTATAGTCTGACCGGTGTGACCCCCCCACCCCCACCAGCAGCTGTTGCAGCACTTCGCTCCCCCGCCTCCCGCGCCACCGCAGCTCGTCGCTCTCAGAGGTACAGTAACTCTACATCACTCACCTATAGAATATCTATAGTCTGACCGGTGTGACCCCCCCACCCCCACCAGCAGCTGTTGCAGCACTTCGCTCCCCCGCCGCCGCTCTCAGAGGTACAGTAACTTTTACCTCCCTCCTCTATAGAATATCTCGTCTCTGACCACTGTGTCAGCACTTCGCTTTTAAATTACAGACTTTGTCAACATGCCACTAGCGTCAATCTTTGGTGGAAGGCATTGCATTTGTAACTTACGTGTGTTTTATTATTTCCAGGTGCAACCCGTTCGAGCAGTTCTTCAGCGGAGTCGGTGTCGAGCAGCAGCGCCTCCCCCCCTCCCCCCGGCGCGCTGGCGGCGCCCTTCCCCCCGCCGCACGCTCACCTCGGCTCTGCGCCGCTACACGCTAGGCTCTACACACACCCGTACAGGTGAATATACCACCAGTTTTGCTtcaatcacagtataataaagactgTCGTACAGTATTGCCAAtttgccacacctcggacactggcgatcaaatatatgaaagaggcgcgttcctagcacacaatctaagctggtgtaggtgaacgcgtactatgcttgtatgagtgaaataccagtcgactgttcgcgtttttgacaggcggtaactgtgaggtaatcgaGAGGGGGTGTGCGGCacattcagcggggagtgggagtggccaaTTGGCCATACTGcacgatagtactatttattatactgtagtaTGGCCACTACCTACGGCCTTCCGCTAAAGTGCCGCCCAGCCGGTCAAAAACGTGACCAGCCAGTCTTCAATTCagcaaatcagcttctttttatgaactgtcaaaacgatttgctaatatggaattacaaaatacaagtgacgtcacggtcaattcatttactttatatctttctctttgacttattaaatacaaattgTGTTTacaaataactactgtccatatttttcttctaattatgtagtgctttatttcgtgcactgcataaaatattttattttaagtagaggaaactagcctattcagcAAAGTCTGTCTACAAACAACCGCTCCTAGCACTAACGTAGCTCCTTTAGTAGTGAAGTCTGTGCCGAGCAGCAGTAAACTCATAAAAAGTTAGAATAGCCCGGTCCTCACAGAACGAGGCAAAGCTGCTATGTAGGGTGCCTCGGCCGAAGCAGTGTGCGCGCTTTGCTCGGCTGAGCAACCTTCCGCTAGGTGCGCGAACAcattgcctcgctctgtgtggactgGGCTAATTTCATGTCGTTTCAAGTTTAATGAAATAACGAAAAAAAAGTTAGTTTCTcgtaatttatttttcagaacCCTAAATATGTCGAAAATCATAGCAGCATTATTCAAGTAGCTTCCCcaacttgtatatttatattgagCAGTCacttataacttttttttattcgcAGACGCGTGCGCACACTCTACGCGTGCCTAGGCGAAAGCGAAGGCGAGCTGTCCTTTGAGCCGAACCAGATCATCACCAACGTCACCGCCAGCGCCGAGCCCGGCTGGCTCCGCGGAACCCTCAACGGGAAGAGCGGGCTCGTGCCCGAGAACTACGTAGAACCACTACCGTGAGCCCATAGGGGCAATATACGCCGAAGGTTGTCGAAATCGCGGCGGAAACTGCCGAACATTGCCGAGATCGCGGCGAAAACTGCCGAACATCGCCGGAAACTACCGAACGTTCCCGGAATAAGCCGAACATTGCCGAGACCGCGTCGTCGGCGCCGTGAACTGCCGATCGTCGCGGAATGTTACCGATCGTAGCGTAACAGATGATGAGAGTTGTAGCAGTACATCGATTTATATCGCGTAGTCCAACTTTGAACGAGAATCAAGGATGAAAAAAGTGACAATCGGACGTCCGAGATTCTGTATTTCGAACgagagttataaaaaaaatgttcaaaatTGAACTACTGAGTCTAAAAAGACAGTTTATATTGTGGTTTTAGTGCCGCTTATGCCGAAAGTCGCTATCGCCGCCATACGTACCATATCCTCGTACCTACTATGTTAAGTTGTTGATTCTTTTGTACGTctgtatattttgtatattgTAAATAAGCGTTTGTTGatattttaactatttatattatgttGTGGATATTTTTACCAAATATACTATTGTACGATGTCCGTTTGTGGATGTATTATACAGATTAATATATATTCTGGAGTTTTATTTCCATCTACCAGTATCACAAATACAGCTTtctaaatagtattttatacaatcgtgatcatagctgggcaccgttaatcaaatagttaacttcgataatcgttaatccgttactataaaagttaacttcgttaatcgttaaagcgatacatttcaacaaatttaacggtagttaaagttaatcgataatccgttaatcgtgataaaaaaatattttactgtagctagttgcatcagttatcaactattaagtttttgggtaagtttattatgttactgtaaaagaccgaagattgccaaaatctcttgaaaaatcccagctgccaattggtaaaagcgaaatgttaataaataggtattgttctctttggactTATATATACGTTGTTTCGGTAAGACCTAGGTTTTACCTTGGACCCGTAGGTATTGGGTCATTCAAGCGGTGGTAGTCATGGTGCGTAGGTTCCTCGGATTGAGACACCTCTAATCGAAGTTGTGATCCACGGTAACTTGGTAGATAGCGTCGCCCGCCGAACTCTGgcttgatgcgtcggttgcgtgATTTATGTGCCATGCGTCGTGCCTGATGATTTACATTCTGTTTCGCAGTTAGTGATGGGTGCAGtaggactaataaactttagcaggtctcgaacaagtgatccaaagtcacCAATTGATATGTAGACTGAATTTTCGGgaaaatcctaggtttcgccgtactccgggcttttacagtagcggtcagagcaagttttactcggcgcgtgcggaactggattaacgattaacggactcgaagaaatttaacagaagttaacgaatccgttaacattttttaaagttaacttaaaagttaatccgttaaccaaaatgttaacttcgttaattaacgattaacgaattaacgagttaatgcccagctatgatcgtgatataatacaaagcttttcagtcgagtaccatgtttaggccacgaagcttgctgagtggcctaatagtacggtacgagtgtgaaaagcttaattatatcactattgtatacaatactttttctacgagtcatcatcttcatcatcaatggacggaaatatcatcattcatgcaagttaaaattaaagttaatagagtcgttcaccgttgtatcaacatcgaattacctagcaaccaattgtttgtaataaccgtctctgattggccgataacgcgacagaaaaaaaaaatgtgtttcagatgcaggaaaatttgccaggtatcgcaaattagtatagaaattgtatgaagttctatttttgaaattattacagttaactaaagtcaactataatgagcttattataattgagtcggaactgccatagagtatccaacactgaaaagttagcacttatagtttagtctgtggtatcctaattgacagattacagtcgacaagtagaaaaaataacttagtACAGCACTCGGCGATAATGATTTGCATATCGGTTTTTCGGCTttgtagagcgttgtctctttcttacttatgtgacgttaattctctctttccaaagaccggtgtgcattctttatggccgtttactcTATATAGATTTTGAGAAAGTTGCATAacatcactactttgaaaaaatctcgtatctcacgctgctcctcaaagtgaaaacgcagtaagtctatatgcattccatacatacttactacaacttttttttcattgatagacgaagatacaagtttttttaaaagtagtgatgatAAATTTCGTGCAAGCGCAAGGAATGAACACTGATGGTAAATTTGGATTAAAAGTTTTGGAGTAAAAGAAATTTGCtttattacaatataatattttgaaCAGTACCAAACGATAAACATTTTGAATGAAATGGGATACACTCTTATATAAGTAAGAAGCATGCATCTTTTACCGGTCGTAGGCCGGAGTTCAAACCGGGGAACTAAGCATATGAGATGTTCCAACACACCAAAGCAAAATATcagtataagaaaaaaatcaccCTTAAATCGGTTCACATTTCCTTTCAATTCATTTCATTTTGAACCGCAATATCTGTAAGTTTGCTAGCAAATATAGGTTGCCATTGTCTACTTTTCAATAACGTTAGTTCGCTATCAAATGTTCCGTCAGTGTTAATAAGAGGCGCGTCGCGCGCAACGCTTTATACATATAGCTGCTCATAGACACTATCAGAGTCGAAACTTGTTACGGCACCGACACTTAGACATCACAGGAAGAAACAGTATGAGAGCAGCGGGCGTCGCGGCTGCGGGCGCGGTGCGGGCGGCGCGCGTTAACTGTCGCGCGGCTCCTCCTCCTCGAGCAGGCGGCGCACGCGCGAGCAGTCCGCCAGCGACACCGCCGCGCCCGCCGGCgacggcagcggcgacgcgcgCACCGACTCGCCCGCCAGCCGCGTCAGCCGCCGCAGCTCGCTCGCGCGCACCACGCGCAGCAGGCTCGCGTACTTATCCTGCAGGGCGTCCAACCGCGCCGCGCCTTCTTCCGCTGCCGTGCGGGCTGAACGCTTCAGTTCTGCGATTATTGCGTCTCGGGAGGATAAGGCAGCTTCAAGTTCGGCCGCGCGCGCTGTAGCGGCTTCCGCGCGTGCCGTGGCGGTCTCGGCTTCCGCTTTGGCGGCCGCTAGTCGCTCGGTGGCGGCGCGGGTGGCTCGATCGTCGCCGGCGCTGGCGTGCGTCTGCTTCTCTTTTAGCGCTGCTTGCGCGGCCGCCGTGAGGCGCGCTTCACGCTCCGATAGCACAAGTAGCTCTCGGCGTAGGCGGCGCACGTGTTCGGCGCGACGCTCGGCGGCTAGCGCGCCTCGCGCGAGCGCCTCCACATGCCTCGCGGACTCGAAGGCCTCGCCTCTCGCGCGCTGCAGCTCGGCGTGGTCGTGGGCCCGGGCGGCCTCGGCCTCGCGCAGCGCGGCctcggcgcgggcgcgggcggcgcgctcGTCGGCCAGCGCGGCCTCCAGGCGCGCCTCGTGCTCGGCGCGCAGCTgcggcgccggcggcggcggcgagcgcTGCAGCCGCGCGCGCAGGGCGTCGCGCTCGCGCTGCGCAGCCCGTGCGTGGTCTCTTAACGCCTGATTCTGTAGCTCGAGAGCGCGCACCTTAAAAAGGAAATTACACAATATCCGTAAAATGTCCGTACTTGATAATATTGAAGTACTAACAGAATAGATACATTTACTGCTCCAACTTGGGAAGGTACAGACGTTAAGAGAAACTAGGGCTGTAGGCACTGGTTAAACAGGCCTGCCGCTCGAAGATGTAAGCAGTATAACGAAACTTGTATGGACGCAGATTTGTTTGGCAGTTCACTAGGACTCTTTAAAAGTACTGTATATtctcttttaaaataaaaataattagtacctatattataagTATTCAGTTTCGTTCCATTTTGAATTAATTTCTCTTACACTTTTTAATGTATTCAACTACACTGCCTATCATatagtaggtaataaatataCTTTATACTTATTGTAACTCGATTTTTGTAAATTGAGAACTATAGgtctataattaataaaattttggCAATATAGCTaagtttacatatgtatattaacaaaactgtttgttctttaataaataaaaaaaaaaaaaaaaaaaaagattacttgcgcgtacttttttttttttttttttttttttcatttatttaggaaacaaacagtcacatacAAAAGTGTTTAAGTTCTTAGATTACAGAAAGACCTATAGTTCCATTTACTATAAAATACAAGTAATAATATAACAAGTGTCGAAACAGGGCTTGTGCGGCATTGCCCGCAAATAACATAATGAACAGGGTGATATAATTCTAATACACAGTTAAGGAAGTAATCTACATCTATGGGTATGAATTgtgcaatgttataaaacatgAATTATTAAGTAACTTGCTTTTCGTTATTATTCACTATGGGAAAAAATTTGGTTCAACAGTCTACTACTATATGTACTAAATGACAGTGAGAATATATCAAGATTTTCAAAGTTAACATTATAATCATAACAGGCTCTTCTAAAGAAAGTATTTTTGGCGAAATTTGAGCTACTGAAGTTAATATGGAATGtttattgcaatttaatatttgtgtgtggaattaaataaagcttttttattattacttattgcAAGCTCGGCAGCTTCCCCATTACCGTTTATAGATGTAGCTTTAGGTAATAGAGGGCACTGACCTGCCGGCAGCGGCCCAGCAGGCGGCGGTTCCGCTCGGCGTGCGCCTCCCGCCGCCAGCGCTCGTACAGCAGCTGCGCGTGCAGTAGCGCCAGCTGCTCGGCCGCCTCCCCGCGCCGCTCCTcccccgcccccgcccccgtCTGCCCAGCGTACAGCGACGACAGGTACTTGTCCAGCCGCTCGCACGGAGACGCGGGCTCCGAACCCTGCTCAccaaatattatagtcaattcTAAAATATTTCTATGGATTTATATCATTAAATTTGATAGCAAGTACTCAAGACATTGATAAAACTGCAATCACAATGGTTGCTCAACTCAACAGCAATCTCAAATCAACTTACCTCTTTTGAAAAATCATCGGGAAGATTTCTGTAGAAATCGGCAATGATGAACTCGTAGGGCTCCGGCCAAGCGTCGACTGTCTGTACGGCGACTTCGGTGGAGCGCGTCGGCGCGCTCGGGTCGCAGGAGGcggggcggcgcggcggcggcgcgccggcgGGCCGGGGCCGGGGCGCGCGCGCACGCAGCCCGCGGCGCGGGTCCAGCGCGCGCGCCAGCGCCGCGGCCGGCGCCGCCGACTCGCTGTCCGCCCACGCGTCCtcggcgcgcgcgcgcgccgTCAGCTCCAGCACCTCGCGGTCCTCCACGTTCAGCGGCTCCGCGTCCGCCGCGCCCGGCCCGCGCGGCTCCGGCCGGGCCAGCGGCGCGCCGGCCGGCGGCGGCCCGCCCCCGAACGGCACCGGCGAGTCCGGTCCGCGACGACGCGCGCCGCCCTCCGCCTCCAGCGCCGCGCGGTCCAGCGCCATGCGCGTCAGCCGGCCCAGGTACGCGTCCCCCGCGCCcgggcccgcgcccgcgcccccaGCGGCGACGTCTCCTTGCGCAGCGGCGACGGCGGCTGCGAGCGCCGCCCGATGGCGCGCACGGCGCTCGACTCCGCCGGGAAGCGGAACCGCTCGCGCGTTTCTTTAGCGGGCGTGTTCTCCGGCGTCGCCTCCACCGCGGCCTCCGGCGGCTCGCCCGCGTCCGCCTCCGCGGGGAGCGGCGTGTGCGGTGCCGAGTCCGCGCCGCAGCGCTCGGCGAGCGGGAACCACGGGTCCGTGCCGGGGCGCAGCGCCGACGCCGCGCGGGCCGCGTGCGCGCCGGAGCCCGGCGCGGGGGACGCGGGCGCgacgggcgcgggcggcggctgCGCGGGCCGCTCGCGTTCCTCCGGGCGTTCGCGCGGCGTCAGCGATAAACGGCGCGTTTCGGCGACGACGTCGTGCCATTCGAGGCGCGCCCAGCGACCGGCGTCCGCCTCGCGCGCGCGGCTGCCGGTCACCAGCGCCGGGTGTAGACGCACAGAGGCGAGCAGCGGCGCCAAGCCGCGTTGCCAGGCGTCGCGCGTAGCGGCAGAAGCGGCAGCGTGCTCCGCGCGCAAAGCTTCCAGCAGCGTCACGGGATGTGTTGCATATAAAGCTCGGAAAAGTGCCAGCTGCGCTAAGAGTAGATGGTcgcgcgcgggcgcgggcggcgcgggctCCAGCTGCGCGGGCCGCAGCAGCGCGTCGGCGAGCTCGGGCGCCAGCGCGGCGGCTAGGGCGGGCGCGGCGGGCAGCAGCGCGGCGAGCGCCATGAGCGCGTAGAGCAGCGGCAAGGGTTCccgctcggtgcgcgcggcgcGCAGCAGCTCGCGCGGCAGCGGGTGCGGCGGCTGCAGGCGGTGCAGCCAGGCGGGGCGGCGCGCGAGCAGCGGCGCGAGCGCGAGCAGCGCGTGTTTGCGCGCGGCGGGCTCGCGCAGCTGCTCGTGCAGCGCGTCCAGCAGGTGGCGCGCGTGCGGCTCGGGCGCGCGCGCCAGCAGCTCGACGGCGCGCGCGGAGCCGGTGCGCGCGTGGTAGGCGAGCAGCGCGCGCGTGAGCCAGGGCTCGCGCACGGCGCCGTACAGCGCCAGCAGCGCGgagccgccgcccgcgccgccgccctcCAGCAGCGCGAACACCTCGCCCGCTGAGCACGCGCCCAGCATCTCCCCCCACCTGCACACAACATCCGAACATCATTATTGacatatttcaatttagaatgttttgttttcaaaataaaataaaaaaataaataaaaaaccggccaagagcgtgtcggaccacgctcagtgtagggttccgtagttttccgtattttttctcaaaaactactgaacctatcaagttcaaaacaattttcctagaaagtacttataaagttctacttttgtgatttttttcatattttttaaacatatggttcaaaagttagaggggggggggcgcactttttttcatttaggagcgattatttccgaaaatattaatattatcaaaaaacgatcttagtaaacccttattcatttttaaatacctatccaacaatatatcacacgttggggttggaatgaaaaaaaaaatatcagcccccactttacatgtagggggggtaccctaataaaacatatttttccattttttatttttgcactttgttggcgtgattgatatacatattggtaccaaatttcagctttctagtgctaacggttactgacattatccgcggacggacggacggacggacggacggacggacggacagacagacatggcgaaactataagggttcctagttgactacggaaccctaaaaataccgaaataaattatatcTAATGAGATTGGTTGAAGACAAACAACAATGTGGCACCTTTTGATAGGAAATGTCACAGGTACAGTCACCATCAATAATATGTTACACAAGGCACaagccgcaaaaatatctgacatacAAGAGCCATAGAGGCCTTCAAAGAATAACATTGCTGGTGACTGTAGCGCACAGACAGATAAGTAGACAATGTGTTatatttagtaaaaacatgAGGGAAGCAAtcagtcactaaaatgtagaaATTATCAATTTTATGGCATATTGTTCTCATCTCTAATGCGAAATTATAGGAATCGACTGGACAAAACCCTATAGCCAAAGAGATACTTCTGCGGAAATGGCGCTGGATAGGAGTTAGGACATGTCTTACGAGGCTAAATATCCACCTATCCAAGCAAGGGTTGACTTGGAATATTCCTAGATCAAGGGGGAGAGATTGCCCGTGGACTACCT
The nucleotide sequence above comes from Leguminivora glycinivorella isolate SPB_JAAS2020 chromosome 18, LegGlyc_1.1, whole genome shotgun sequence. Encoded proteins:
- the LOC125235725 gene encoding LOW QUALITY PROTEIN: hamartin (The sequence of the model RefSeq protein was modified relative to this genomic sequence to represent the inferred CDS: deleted 2 bases in 1 codon), which produces MLGACSAGEVFALLEGGGAGGGSALLALYGAVREPWLTRALLAYHARTGSARAVELLARAPEPHARHLLDALHEQLREPAARKHALLALAPLLARRPAWLHRLQPPHPLPRELLRAARTEREPLPLLYALMALAALLPAAPALAAALAPELADALLRPAQLEPAPPAPARDHLLLAQLALFRALYATHPVTLLEALRAEHAAASAATRDAWQRGLAPLLASVRLHPALVTGSRAREADAGRWARLEWHDVVAETRRLSLTPRERPEERERPAQPPPAPVAPASPAPGSGAHAARAASALRPGTDPWFPLAERCGADSAPHTPLPAEADAGEPPEAAVEATPENTPAKETRERFRFPAESSAVRAIGRRSQPPSPLRKETSPLGARARARAGDAYLGRLTRMALDRAALEAEGGARRRGPDSPVPFGGGPPPAGAPLARPEPRGPGAADAEPLNVEDREVLELTARARAEDAWADSESAAPAAALARALDPRRGLRARAPRPRPAGAPPPRRPASCDPSAPTRSTEVAVQTVDAWPEPYEFIIADFYRNLPDDFSKEGSEPASPCERLDKYLSSLYAGQTGAGAGEERRGEAAEQLALLHAQLLYERWRREAHAERNRRLLGRCRQVRALELQNQALRDHARAAQRERDALRARLQRSPPPPAPQLRAEHEARLEAALADERAARARAEAALREAEAARAHDHAELQRARGEAFESARHVEALARGALAAERRAEHVRRLRRELLVLSEREARLTAAAQAALKEKQTHASAGDDRATRAATERLAAAKAEAETATARAEAATARAAELEAALSSRDAIIAELKRSARTAAEEGAARLDALQDKYASLLRVVRASELRRLTRLAGESVRASPLPSPAGAAVSLADCSRVRRLLEEEEPRDS